The DNA window AGTACGGTGTGCAGTGCACACATTAGCTTTTTTAATAATAAGATATTTCTATTGTATCTTTTtgttggattttaaaaattcttaagccaataataaaaattttaatggattttgaaaattctcaaacaaaaagattttagtagattattaaaatcaataaaataataacaatggaatcttaaattttctaaagtCGATGAAAATTTATTTGTCAATAATCTCCACCCTCTTTActctaaacaaaaattcaaaaccacGAGCTGTGACAATATGAAATATTGTATCTGAAATCAAGTGGAACTGATCCGAAATCTGAACCGGAAATTTACCAAGTACTTTTTGGGTATATCGTTTATAATTGATATACTCGAAacggaaccgatccgaataccGGGAATTAGCAGGTCTAGCGGTGAGTAACTCAAATGTATGAAGTGGCTTGTGGGCCTCAATTAAAAGTCTTGGCCCAAAATGTGTGTCCTACGTTACCGAAGAAGCTATGCCTTGATATTTccttattactttttttttcttgatatttCCTTTTATCAAGTCGGCAAAAGAGTGTACGAAGACTGACGGGATTAGGAGAATAAAATCACAAACCTTATAATATCAGGAGCGCGTAGcttttattatataaaggaGAAGCAATCCATCTATTGATTGAATCATCCGAACAAGAGATAGAGATCAAGCAAATAAGAATAGAGTGTTTGTTGCTTTAGttcttatttttgttatctagcTATTCTTTGTTACAAGGTAAAGCTTTGGTGTTTTAAATTCATTCTTAGATATCACAAAACAAAACCCTAATCAAATTCGTCCGTAGAAAATCTGTTTAATTTGCTAGtgattttgtttaatatatgtaaacattccctgatgctatttttttttggttcggaAACGTTTCCAGGGAACTAAGTATAAACTCTCAACAACATGGATAAGGATGAAGCGAAAAGGGCATTGGATATTGCTGAGAAGAAACTTTCAGAGAATGATTACGTTGGAGCCAAGAAATTTGTTTACAAGGCTCAGAGTTTATACCCGGATCTTGATGGCTTGAACCAAGTGTTGATGATGATCGATGTTTATACCTCTGCAGAAATCAAGATTAGTGGAGGAATAGAAACTGACTGGTACGGAGTTCTTGGTGTTGATTATAAGGCTGATGATGAAATAGTGAAGAGGCAGTACAAGAACTTAGCCCTTTTGCTTCATCCGGACAAGAACAGATTTAATGGAGCGGAAGGCGCGTTTAAGCTGGTTTTACATGCTTGGTCTCTGTTATCTGACAGGGCTGAGAGATTCCTCTATGATGAAAGGAGGATGCAGAAGAAACCACCACCAAGTGCAAAGGCTAAGGATGCGCCTTCAAATCAGTTTTGGACAATGTGCAGTGAGTGTAAGACACGATGCGAATATTGGAGGGATTCTTATCTTAACAAGACCGTACTATGTCCAATGTGTGGTAAGACTTTCATTGCAACCGAGCAAATTCCACGGGCAGTTAAGAAAACCGGCAAGACCTACAATGTATTGTTTGGATATTGTAGATGATGAATCTTAACTGTTTGACTTTTTTTAAGAAGTCTAAGATGTCGAATATTTTAacctaatttgatttttttctcgttatataaattaaaatttgcatattttctttttaaaacaagtTAACagaatttaaagttgtttttttttttttttgttaaactctCCAGACTCAACTTGAAGATATCAAACTTAAGATCAATTCTTCAATTTGTTCTCAtgtatttatgatattttatattgtttatgtttttcatattttaagtCTTCTCCCAAAAAGGTAAAATGTGTATTTAGATGTGCTTTTGTGTTTAATATAATTCAAACTGAAAggtgaattttgtttttgttattattttatctataaaGTTCTAGCTACAAACACAATTTTCctatcttcaaaattttcatatatgaaTCTAATACAACAAACTTCGTCAGCAGACTTCCTTCGCAAACTTCTTTTGTAGTTTGGAATGGTGACTGCCAAAGAAGTGTGCATTCCCAAATGCAACAAGCTTTGTTTCATATCTGAACAGAACTAGAAAGATTTGGTCCTTGAcctaatatatgtttttgatagTATTTTAGCAGAAAATGTTTagtatcgattttttttttttttgaggtttgaaactatttgtaatgttttgaatatgcatatttttcctattttcaaaattatcagATCAAAACCCGATATACTTCATTCGCATACTTCGTGTTCTTTGAAAAATTGTACGAATGGCAATGGATCGTATTAGAGTAGTCGTTATACTGTATACTaaattaagatccgcgccttgcgcggaataaatattatatatataaattattgtatgtattttatgttcttacat is part of the Brassica oleracea var. oleracea cultivar TO1000 unplaced genomic scaffold, BOL UnpScaffold00870, whole genome shotgun sequence genome and encodes:
- the LOC106320276 gene encoding dnaJ homolog subfamily B member 12-like, whose amino-acid sequence is MDKDEAKRALDIAEKKLSENDYVGAKKFVYKAQSLYPDLDGLNQVLMMIDVYTSAEIKISGGIETDWYGVLGVDYKADDEIVKRQYKNLALLLHPDKNRFNGAEGAFKLVLHAWSLLSDRAERFLYDERRMQKKPPPSAKAKDAPSNQFWTMCSECKTRCEYWRDSYLNKTVLCPMCGKTFIATEQIPRAVKKTGKTYNVLFGYCR